TTCACCCACGGCAGAGAAAATAAAATCTGTATGCTGTTCCGGGACAAAATTTAATTGAGTCATAGGACCCCTGAAAAGACCCCATCCCCTCCATTCACCAGCACCAATGGCAATGCGAGATTGGATGAGGTGATATCCAGCACCTAAGGGGTCGTGTTCAGGATTCACAAATACAGTTAGGCGGGCTTTTTGATACTCTTTCAAAATATGGTTCCAGGCGAACACGCCTAATTCGCCACCCAAAAGGTTAAGACTGATTGCACCTATACCACCAATGCCGTATCTTGTTCCGGGAAGAGTCAAAAAGCCAAGCATTCCCATGGCGCCTGACCATAGTAACCCTAACGGTGTAAGAGATATCTGGTTGAACAAAACGATTGGTACTTCCGATAACGGCCAAGGTATACTGAATAGAATTGCTGCAACGACCGGAGAAACCAACAGTATCAACCAGCCTGGGTTGGCATTAGCCCAGTACAACATCCCCAAGACAATTGAACCAAACACCAGTGACGTTGCCAAATCTGGTTGCAAGAAGACCAATCCCCAAGGGACAGCAGTAATTGCCAAAGCTCTGAAAACACTATCAAGACTAGAAGCGGTGCGCTTGTGTAACAATGCCGCTAGGGTGATAATTAGACCTATTTTGGCAAATTCTGAAGGTTGCACGTTGAAGCCGACGATATTAATCCACCGTTGTGCCCCTTTGGCGCTCTGACCGGCTACCATCACTGCTATAAGGCTAATATTGGTGATTGTGTATGTTACCCAGTGCCACTGAATCAGATTTTCGTAACGGCTTCTAGCAATAAACAGGGCTATAGTAAGACCAATGCCACCCACGAGCCAATGCCACCACCAATCAGTGAGTCCCTGATTCAATTCCGTACTGCGGATCATGATGCCGCCAAATATAGTCAGAGCTATTGGTAAACAAAACAATAACCAATCGACTTGTTGCCAGGGTTTAACCCAATACTTCCAACGAATTTTAGGAAGCGAACGTTTTAACAACATTGTATGCTTTTAAACTTTAACTGTTAGATTTTAAATTTAGGTACAACTAAAAATCTGTATTCCAGCCTGATCAACTTCAACCAGGCGAAAATTCAAATTTCTATGTTAAGGCAGCAACTGATACTTTACCAGCTATGACTAGTGCGATCGCCTTTAACGCTTTGGCACTCGCTGAATCTGGTTCGCCAACAACTATCGGCACACCATTATCACCACCAATTCTAGTGGAAATCTCCAGTGGTACACACCCTAGCAACGGCACTCCTAACTCAGCCGCCGTTTTAGAACCACCGCCAGAACCAAAAATGTCATACTGTTTCTCGGGCATATCTGGTGGAATAAAATAGCTCATATTTTCTACTATCCCCAGGACAGGCACGTTCATCTGTTGGAACATCCGCAAACCTTTTCGAGAATCTAACAGTGCCACATTTTGGGGTGTGGTAACAATGACTGCTCCTGCCATTGGTACTGCTTGTGTCAAGGTTAACTGAGCATCGCCTGTTCCAGGTGGCATATCAACAATCAGATAGTCTAGTTCTCCCCATTGCACTTGATAGAGAAACTGGCGAATCACTCCATTGAGCATTGGTCCACGCCAAATCACTGGCTGATCTCGGTCGATTAAAAAGCCCATTGAGACTAATTTGACGCCGTGATTGAAAGCTGGTTCTAGTATTTCGCCTTTCTCTGTGGATCGCACTATCATCTCAGCATCACCTAGTCCTAACATGGTGGGGTCATTGGGACCGTAAATATCGGCATCTAGCAAACCTACCTTAGCTCCTGTTTGAGCCAGAGCAACTGCTACATTAACAGCAACCGTACTTTTGCCAACGCCTCCTTTGCCACTGGAAACCGCAATGATATTCTTAACCCCAACAACACCAGTGCGGTCAGGTAAGCTTTTTTGCTGGGGTGTTTCCGCTGTGACCTCTACGGAGACATCCGTAACCCCTGGAAGATTTTTCACAGCTTTTTGGCAGTCTTCCACAATAAATTCACGTAACGGACAGGCGGGTGTTGTCAATACCAAGGTAAAGCTCACCTTGCTACCATCAATTTTGATGTTGCGAATCATATTCATCTCTACCAGACTTTTACGGAGTTCTGGGTCTTGCACTGGTCGCAACACTTCTAGGACTGAACTGGAATCGAGGACATCATACATAGTTTTTTTAGCCTTACTATCGCAAAAATTTTTAACAAAAACTCATTCTTAATCTACTAAAATCTTAACTTTCAGTGCTTTGTTAATTGTTAAGTTAATGAGTCCAAAGTCAACATTGCAGAGTCTAAAGTCAATAGTCAATAGTCCGTACTCAGTGAGTTTAGAGTCAGTAGCTCTTTGAGTAATGACTAATGACTATTGACTAAAAATCTAAACAACCATCTTTTAAGGATTTTCTCTTCCCTGATACTGCTTGCAATGTCGCCCCCTCTACCGCTTCGACTAAGGATCGCGCTACTCGATCCGCATAGGGACGGGACAAAGGCCAAATTAAGGGCGATAACCAACCACGTAGTGTTACAGAATAAGACAAACAAGTGCCACAAACTGTGGACTCTACTTTGTAAGTGACCCGTTCCTCTACGCCAGGAATCGCCAGTACTCTTACGCTCAACAACTCCCTAGGATTAACGCACTCCACAAAAATACGAATGGGAATCGGTGACAAGCGTGTGACTGCTTGATAAATCAATCCAGGTTTAGGGACTAATCCATAGGGTACATTAGTACTTTTCAACAGTGGATGCCAGGAAACGTCTGCTATGTCAGCCACTTTTTGCCATAGTTCATCCACAGAAGCAGAACTAATCTCTCGATACGTCCGCACCAGAGAAGCGCAAAACCGACGACGTTTGCGGTGGATGAATTTGGATAACCAACCTCGCATTTTCCTATTCCTCCTCGCTACACGCTTTTTGGTAACTCTGGTATAGTCAGCATCTCGCTCATCTGTTGCATTAAACTTTCTTAAAATTGCCCTTCCCTCGCGTAAGTTGCCATTTGGCATATATGGCAACTTGATTGCTGTAGTATAGCTTCCCAGTTTTGGGCAGATATAATAAGAATCGATATGAGGTTCTTGTTGAACAGGTTGATTAGACCTTTGATACTCTAAGTGAGAACCCCGCAACCGGAACAATCCTTTCATATATGTTTGGTAAGCGCCGTATCTGTAGCCTCTCGATTGCGAATGTGGTAACAGATTCTTCTTTCGTAGATAAGAGTTGACATTTCCTACCGTTAAAAGTGCCTGTAGACTTATCTGCCACAGTTTAGTATCAATCGTAGAACTTTACATAAACATAAACAACTTGAAAAAAATAAATGAAAGATACAAGCATACACGCATTTGAGGGAAAATAACTATCTGTAGTCATGCCTGTCAGGCGTATAATCGCTTGACTATAGAGAAGAGCAGAAGAGCTCTTTGGGCAATTTTAGCCTGCTTTAGGGCGTCTGTTGCCCGTGAATTTTCAGTTGAAAAATTTGTTGATTTCACCCAAATTGTAATTTAGGTTATTGAGTTTATGGTGACTAACTCCCAAACCCCAATGCCAACAGAATCTTCACAAACCCTACCAACTGACGCTAAAGCAAGAGTCAGTGAGTTCATGAAACAGTTGCAAGACCAAATCACTCAAAAGTTGGCAGAACTGGATGGTGTGGGGACATTTCAAGAAGATATGTGGGAACGCCCAGAAGGAGGTGGCGGTCGCTCCCGCATTCTTCGTGAGGGTGCAATCTTTGAGCAAGCTGGGGTAGGTTTTTCTGAAGTT
The sequence above is a segment of the Mastigocladopsis repens PCC 10914 genome. Coding sequences within it:
- the rodA gene encoding rod shape-determining protein RodA; this encodes MLLKRSLPKIRWKYWVKPWQQVDWLLFCLPIALTIFGGIMIRSTELNQGLTDWWWHWLVGGIGLTIALFIARSRYENLIQWHWVTYTITNISLIAVMVAGQSAKGAQRWINIVGFNVQPSEFAKIGLIITLAALLHKRTASSLDSVFRALAITAVPWGLVFLQPDLATSLVFGSIVLGMLYWANANPGWLILLVSPVVAAILFSIPWPLSEVPIVLFNQISLTPLGLLWSGAMGMLGFLTLPGTRYGIGGIGAISLNLLGGELGVFAWNHILKEYQKARLTVFVNPEHDPLGAGYHLIQSRIAIGAGEWRGWGLFRGPMTQLNFVPEQHTDFIFSAVGEEFGFIGCLLVLFVFCLICHRLLNIAQTAKDNFGSLLAVGVLSMIVFQMIVNIGMTVGLAPVAGIPLPWMSYGRSAMLTNFIALGLVESVANFRQRQRY
- a CDS encoding Mrp/NBP35 family ATP-binding protein, whose product is MYDVLDSSSVLEVLRPVQDPELRKSLVEMNMIRNIKIDGSKVSFTLVLTTPACPLREFIVEDCQKAVKNLPGVTDVSVEVTAETPQQKSLPDRTGVVGVKNIIAVSSGKGGVGKSTVAVNVAVALAQTGAKVGLLDADIYGPNDPTMLGLGDAEMIVRSTEKGEILEPAFNHGVKLVSMGFLIDRDQPVIWRGPMLNGVIRQFLYQVQWGELDYLIVDMPPGTGDAQLTLTQAVPMAGAVIVTTPQNVALLDSRKGLRMFQQMNVPVLGIVENMSYFIPPDMPEKQYDIFGSGGGSKTAAELGVPLLGCVPLEISTRIGGDNGVPIVVGEPDSASAKALKAIALVIAGKVSVAALT